The Triticum urartu cultivar G1812 chromosome 6, Tu2.1, whole genome shotgun sequence genome includes the window CAATGACTGAAGCTGGATCGTGAACACGTCCAAATCTGTCCACAGGAACACCACATTATTGTCCTCAGCAAACCCTAGTATCATTGGAGGCTCTCTCTTCTTTGAACTAATGGAAAGGAGCTTGTCTAGTTCAATGGTTTTTCCCAGCACCCATGACGCAACACCATCAGAACCGGTCTTCCACTTCCATAATTGGGCAGTGAATTTTGACAGAAAGAGGCCACCAAGCCCACCGCCCTCCGCCCGCATAACCGTGAACTGCCAATTACCATGAGCATAGATATTCACTGGCACATGTATCACACTTAAGCTCTGCCTATCCAAATCAAACTTGAGGATGCCATCCCGACTGTCAGTAAGCAACCAGTAAAGGGAATGCCCAACTAGGACAGCAGGAAATTCTATACCGATCATGGTGGGAATTTCGTGCCTAGAAGCCTGGGATGGAAGCAGTGTTGATAAGATATCACCCCAGTTGCCACTCCCCGACGAGTAAACCTTGGCCATCGCTCGTGTATGCTGTTGGTCGTCTGTCTCTGTGGTTACCAATACCACCTGGAAGTGTTGGATGTCTCCAGCAGCGCGAAGCACCGCCCCGCTAATCGGCCTCTCCTTCGCACCGAATCCCGGGGGAGCGGCAACGCGATGCAGTTCGCCGGTGACGGGGTCCCACACCAGGACCTGGAGCCGCCTCACATGGAAGATGAGCACGAGGCCATGGCGGCACCCGAGGCATATGAAGTGGTCGGTGACCTCGTCTTCGTCGACCTGCAAGCAGAAGTGGCCATCCGGGACACGATTGGGGGCCTCCATGGTGGGTACGAAGTACAAATGGCTGAAGGACCCGAGGAGAGGAGGGTTGCGGTGGTGGTGGAGGCGGAAGCGGCGGGAGAAGCCGGGGTCGGAGATGAGGCGTCGCCAACGCTTGGAGACGACGGAGGCGCGAGGGAGGGAGGACGGCTCTGGGGGAAGGCGGAGGAGGATCTCGGAGAGGAGGTTCTCGTCCTCCAGCGGCGGCGCGGCCGCCGGCGAGGgtggaaggcggcggcggcggcggtggcggctcaTCTCCTCGCAGCTCATGGGGAATGGGGAAAGTGTGTGTGGTGGAGAAGCAGCAGCAGGCCACGATGTGGAGTGACGCTGAAGCCCAAAACTCCTTTTCTTTTCGGGAGAGAGCCCACTACCCACAAACAGTACCTACCAAAAAGAAAGTTTCTCAAAGAAAAATGTTTCTCTGTTACTCAAAAAAATGTTTCTAAAAACAAGTACCTAAAGGCTAAAAACGCAgaatattttaaaaaaaatctggATACACAGATTcaaatgtactccctccgttccaaaataaatGACTATAAACTATAGGACAACTCGTAAAAACGTAAACAACATGTAGCTCTGATTTTGATGGTAAGCCTGGAAGGAGAGATGTGCAAGTGTTGTGCCGATTTTTCTTGCGCAAATAAATGCTTTGCTGATTTTGATGACAAGTACACATTTACACCtatcctcccccccccccccccccccccccccccccccccccggtataCCGGTGTGTCAGAAGTGGCGTATGATGCTTTCGCCCCCTCTTTCCTTGAAGAGGTAAAAATGTAGGTGAATTATTTTTCCTTCCCTTCATATGTCTCCATTGATGGGAGAGGAGGGAACCCTGACTATTCTCTTTGGTTGTACAATAAGGACTAGATCAATGTGTGTTTCCTGGAATGATGTTTCACCAATGGGGGTGTCGATGTCTGGATAAGATTTCCCTAGTCCCAACTCCATTTGTGCCCTTGGATGTTGCTAGCGAGGCAGCGGTAAGAACAACATCGGGGTGGGACGGTATTCTTTGACTGCCGATGTCTCCAACGACGCCTACTCGCCCTATTGATAAACTTGGGACAACATGTTCATGACTTGGACCAAAAGTTGTCATCTTGGGTGACACAATCAATGCGTGAAGGAAGATGCCAGTTCAATAACATGGAAGGCAATATGAGGGCAGAGGATCAGGCGTTCTTCCTCGACAATGTCAGCACCACACGTGGAACCAGGATAAAAGGAAAACTAGGATGATCGTTGATAAGCGCCACAATGACATCGACATCATTAGCGACAACATCCACTCGGGCTATGGCACTTCCTCGGGGGTTCGATGATGATAAGTGGTGACAACGACAATTGTTCCCGAGAGTATCCACTCATTCTTTCTCATCGTTTCCACGTGTGTGCAATACTTCCACACAAGTTTGTTTTTTATGGGGATTGCCACTGTTTAACGATTGCGCCATATTTTCTTCTCCTCGATCGCGGGTGGTGCTGGAGGCCGTGGTGGGTCGCCTTTGCGCAAGCTCACACGACACAGCGTGGAGGCCGGTAGCTCTAGTTGGCCCGCCGTTGAGCCATGGCATGTGAGACAAGCTGGCGACCATGGCCGGCTCTCCCGGAGTGACGGGCGGAGCCCTTGTCGGTCGGCTTCCACGACCTGCACAACAAACTCTTTGGGCATTTCCAGAGGTGCTGGGGGGCCGATGTGGAGCTTGTCGCTGCGAAGAAAACTTTGGCGGACAGAGAAAAATGTGTCACCAATCGTCTTGCCGCTGTCAACCTCGCCAACGCGCTCCACAAGACTGCCGCCAAGTTCTACCTTGGCATCAACGAGTGACTGTCGACTTTAGGTTTAATTTGTAGCGTGAAGTTTGTATTTCCTATGTATGCACTATGGTTGTGGTGAGCTATTCTCTAGCACGAAGATGTTTTTTAATATGCAGTACGAGATTTACAGGATCTATTTCGCCGGAGCCATCGCATTCCCGCAAAATCATTTTCGGGGGAACACTAAAACAATTTTGCAGTACTGGTGGAGCCTTCGCGTTCCCGTAAAATCATTTTTGGGGGGAACACTAAAACGATTTTGCAGTACCGCCAGAGCCTTCGCGTTCCCGCAAAATCATTCCCTAGGGGAACACAAACGATTTTGCAGTACCACCGGAGCCTTCGCGTTCCCGCAAATTCATTCCCCGGGGAACACTAAAACGATTTTGCAGTACCACCGGAGCCTTCGCGTTCCCGCAAATTCATTCCCCGGGGAACACTAAAACGATTTTGCAGTACCACCGGAGCCTTCGCGTTCCCGCATATTCATTCCCCGGGGAACACTAAAACGATTTTGCAGTACCGAATTTTAGTGGAtttgctagagatgctcttactACACATCATATCCATCTTCTCTCTCGGGCTGAGCTCCACAAGTAGTCACAAAAAGTATTATAGATAATATCATGCATGTCAACTAGACATTTTTTGCTTACGTGGCATATAATTAAATGTGGAAATAGAGGGTTGAGTATCataatatgatacggtatcatattaaatgatgtATTAGTACTTGTCTTACATGACAATAAATAAGGCTACTATGATATACCAagttatgatactatgcattataAGATAGTATCATATGTGTAGAATCATATATGCATAATACTAATACATGATATTTCCCATTGTGACCAGCATTAGGGCCTGTTCCCCACTTCTAAAAACTCTCCAAATTCAGTTTCTGTTGGTAGCTTCTTGCTCCACGCAGCGAATCACACCCATTCGGCAGCGTCGCTGGCTTCACCATCGCTAGTTTGGGCTGATATAGTTGGCTGGCCTGTCTTAgcgccataatgggccggccaaAGGCAGCCCAGTTCGAGAACGAGCCAGAGAAAATGGTTTGATCGAGAGGGAGGGCTCGATCCTGTGGGCAAGAGTGGTTGTATCGAGGAGTCAGCGCGAATTGTTTTCTTTGGCAGTGGCAAACTCTGTAAATAGGTGCAACTCCATCTTCTGTTAAATGGAGAGCTCGGCTGACCTTGCTTCTTAAAATTGCACGCGAGGGAGGCTGAGTTTCTCGAAGCTAGCTTCTTCCGTCGGGATCATTCGGCTCCGCTCGCTTCAAAATTTTGCGAAGCATGAGCGGGAGGAGATCAGAACAGGCCCTTAGTATCGTTGTAACAGAGACAAGAAGGTGACGTCAATGATAGCTTGTAGCTttggggggtgggggggggggcttttgGCTCCCGAATGAACAATACCTAAATTAAGTGGTAAATGTTTTCAAAAAAATGATTTTTTATAGATGTTTGTGTTAGTGTCGCAACTATGTTAGACAATTTTCGTGCGAAACGGAGTAGTAATGCTTCGGCGGGTGACCAATTTTGGGATGATATTTTTGGGTAACATTTGTTGCTCaatttgtttttttgttttcaaAGGCCAAAATGTTTAACCTTTTTGCTTAAAACTTTGCAAGTAACATTTGGATGTGATTATGAATACATCAAATTTTTGTTCGGATTTATTTGACATTTCAAAAATGATTTTCCACGCGCAGGAGCACATGATCCCGACAGCGAAATTGGATTCCCGGTAATTTTTGTCATATCATCTTAGTGACTGTGTTCAGGGGTAAAGCAAAGTCCTTgaatatatactccctccgtcccaaaaaaCATGTCGCGATGTCATTTTTTCAGTTTAGTCCTTGTCATTCTCCCGACCAAACCCGCGGTCCTCGTCTTTCCTCAGTCTTCTCCGACGCCGGCTGATTtggtcgcccccccccccccccccccacgccgCCTCCGCCTTGCTTCCCTCCCGCCTCCCCACACCGGCACCTTGTTCCCCTCCCCTCTGACCACCGCCTCGTTCCCCTACGCCCGCCGCCTTGTTCCCCTACGCCCGCCGCCCGCGAAGGTTCGATTTTGGAGACCACCGTCTGCAGTCCTCGCTCTCCTTCCGCCTGCGCTCGTCGTGAATCACCGCCTCTCTGTCGACCATTTAGCTCGCCCCTCCATGGACGCCGTTGACCCGAGCACTGGGAAGCCGGGTGCCCCTTCTCCAATCTGCAGACGGTGCCTTCCACCAGCGGCGCTCCGTCCAACGGAGCCGTCCTTCCCCGAGGGTGGCGGGCCGGAGCTGGCACTGCCCTTCGTCGACCCCCTCCTCGCCGTATGGCTGCCTCGCCGCCCAGCAGCCACCACCAATGTCCACCTGGCCGTCAACCTCATCCACTACTACAGAGCGAAGGTGAGGATGCTTGACTGAATCCCCAAAATGCCAAAACTGAAAATTTTAGTACTGTACTCACATGTGAATCACTCCATTTTGGGCAATTTTTGTGGAATTTTGAAACATTTACTCCATTTGGGACACACGCGGGTGGGATTCAGTGTACTCTACGAACTGCTTCAAAATGTAGGGCATTTTGGGACACACGCAGGTGTGCATTTTTGTGGAATTTTCAGTTTGTAAAATTGGAGTATTGAAGAAGTGTATTTTCCATTTTGAAACTGAAAATAAACCGTATGTTCTGTATTCTGTATGTTGATTATCAATTCTGTTTCCACTAAATTTTGATCAGTGACTATAGTACAATATTCAGTTTCCACTTTGTAAATTCAGTTAACACATTTGCTCCTTTGTAAATTCAGGTAACACATTTAACACTTGGTAAATTCAGTTAACTAAAGGCTAAAGACAATCTACCAAGGCTAAAGCATATACTGACATGAAACGACAATAATGGAGCCATGGAGCGGCAGCAACTCAAGGTCATGGATCATCTCTCTTGCCTTGTGCAGCTTGCTCTGTTTCAAAGCATCTAAATTTTCCATTAGTTGATAGCAGCACGAGTCATGTAAATTCTCACAGATTCAGTGTAAATGCATTCAGTGTATATTCTCACAGATTCAGTGCAAAATGCATTCATTGTAAATTCCGAGCAGCACATTCCACACTAGCTTCATCTTAGAAATTTAATTAGTGCATTTGTACACTTTAAACTGGAGTACATTTTCATTTTGATAACTGACAGCATATTCATGCACTGATTTTGATTTCGGTTTTGTTTTCTATACAGGACAATTGGTTTCTTCAAGAAGGTAGAAGACGCCGTCCACCCCGTGTCGCCGTCGCCAGAAGGTAGAAGACGCCGTCCACTCCTGTTCAGCCACTGCACCATCGTCCAGCACCTCAAGGCCGACATCACCTGGAGCTCCTGTTCAAGATTTCAGATTCAGAGATGAGTACTGAAACTACTTGATGCTAAGATTCAGACTAAAGTTACTGTCAAAACTGTCATTTTTTTCCTTGATGTGAGCATTTATAGTTTGATCCAGAGATTCAGCCATTGTCCATTTAACAGAAGTTAGGTTCATAACTGATCCCTAGCTATCAAAATTTAGTTAATAAAACTGTAACAAACTGTCCATTTAACAAAACTTAGGCTcatactgttggaaatatgccctagaggcaataataaattgattattattatatttccttgttcatgataatcgtttattatccatgctataattgtattgataggaaactcagatacatgtgtggatacatagacaacaccatgtccctagtaagcctctagttgactagctcgttgatcaatagatggttacggtttcctaaccatggacattggatgtcgttgataacgggatcacatcattaggagaatgatgtgatggacaagacccaatcctaagcatagcacaaagatcatgtagttcgtatgctaaagcttttctaatgtcaagtatcatttccttagaccatgagattgtgcaactcccggataccgtaggagtgctttgggtgtatcaaacgtcacaacgtaactgggtggctataaaggtacactacaggtatctccgaaagtgtctgttgggttggcacgaatcgagactgggatttgtcactccgtgtaaacggagaggtatctctgggcccactcggtaggacatcatcatatgcgcaatgtgaccaaggagttgatcacgggatgatgtgttacggaacgagtaaagagacttgccggtaacgagattgaacaaggtatggataccgacgatcgaatctcgggcaagtaacataccgctagacaaagggaattgtcaTAGGgaattgattaagtccttgacatcgtggttcatccgatgagatcatcgtggaacatgtgggagccaacatgggtatccagatcccgctgttggttattgaccggagaacgtctcggtcatgtctgcatgtctcccgaacccgtagggtctacacacttaaggttcggtgacgctagggttatagagatattagtatgcggtaccGAATGTTGTtaaggagtcccggatgagatcccggtacgtcacgaggagttccggaatggtccggaggtaaagaattatatataggaagtgctatttcggccatcgggacaagtttcggggtcaccggtattgtaccgggaccaccggaagggtcccgggggtccaccgggtggggccacctaccccgtggggccacatgggctgtaggggtgtgcgccttggcctgtatggtccaagggcaccagccccaagaaggcccatgcgccaagagaagagaaaaaagggagagtcctaaaggggaaggcacctccgaggtgccttggggaggatggactcctcccccccttggccgcacccttccttggaggaaggggcaagggctgcgcctcccccctctcccttggccctatatatagtggggaaaaggaggagcaaccaacctaaggcctggcgcctccctctccctcccgtgacacatctccctcctcccgcagcgcttagcgaagccctgttggaatcccgctacttccaccacgccgtcgtgctgcttggatctccatcaacctctccctcctccttgctggatcaaggcgtgggagacgtctccgttccgtacgtgtgttgaacgcggaggtgccgtccgttcggcgctaggatcatcggtgatttggatcacgacgagtacgactccatcaaccccgttctcttgaacgcttccgcgcgcgatctacaagggtatgtagatccactcctccctcgttgctagatgactccatagatagatcttggtgacacgtaggaaaattttgaattatgctacgttccccaacagtggcatcatgagctaggtctattgcgtagtctatgcacgagtagaacacaaagtagttgtgggcgttgattttgttcaatatgcttgccgttactagtcttatcttgattcggcggcatcgtgggatgaagcggcccggaccaccttacacgtactcttacgtgagaacggttccaccgacaaacatgcactagttgcataaggtggctaggcgggtgtctgtctctcccactttagtcggatcggattcgatgaaaagggtccttatgaagggtaaatagcaattggcatatcacgttgtggtttttgcgtaggtaagaaacgttcttgctagaaacccatagcagccacgtaaaacatgcaaacaacaattagaggacgtctaacttgtttttgcagggtatgctatgtgatgtgatatggccaaaaggatgtgatgaatgatatatgtgatgtatgagattgatcatgttcttgtcaaaggaatcacaacttacatgtcgatgagtgtcatgccggtgacaagatgatcatggagccccaagatgagatcaaaggagctatatgatatggcccatatcatgtcactattatttgattgcatatgatgtttatcatgtttatacatcttatttgcttagaacgacggtagtaaataagatgatccctcataataatttcaagaaagtgttccccctaactgtacaccgttgctacagttcgtcgtttcgaagcaccacgtgatgatcgggtgtgatagatccttacgttcacatacaacgggtgtaagacagatttacacacgcaatacacttaggttgacttgacgagcctagcatgtgcatagacatggcctcggaacacagaagaccgaaaggtcgagcatgagtcgtatagaagatacgatcaacatgaagatgttcaccgacgttgactagtccgtgtcacgtgatgatcggacacggcctagttgactcggatcatgtaatcgcttagatgactagagggatgtctatctgagtgggagttcataagatgaacttaattatcctgaacatagtcaaaagatctttgcaaattatgtcgtagctcgcgctatagttctactgtttagatatgttcctagagaaaaattagttgaaagttgatagtagcaattatgcggactaggtccgtagactaaggattgtcctcattgcttcttagaaggcttatgtccttaatgcaccgctcagtgtgctgaacctcgaacgttgtctgtggatgttgcgaacatctgacatacacgttttgataactacgtgatagttcagttaaacggtttagagttgaggcaccaaagacatttttttgaaacgtcacgaaacatatgagatgttttgagggctgaaattggaatttcaggctcgtgcccacgtcaagaggtataagacctccgacgatttttcttagcctacaaactaaggagaaaagcccaattgttgagcttgtgctcggattgtctgagtacaataatcatttgaatcaagtaggagttgatcttccagataagataatgatgtttctccgaagtcattaccaccaagctgctagagcttcgtgatgaactataatatatcagggacatatatgatgatccttgagatatccgcgatgtttgacaccgcgaaagtagaaatcaagaaggagcatcaattgttgatggttggtgaaaccactagtttcaagaagggcaagggcaagaagggatacttcatgaaacggcaattcagctgctgctctagtgaagaaacccaaggttgaacccaaacccgagactaagtgcttctgtaataaagggaacagccactggagtagaattaccctagatacttggtagataagaaggctggcaaggtcgatagaagtatattggatatacattgtgttgatgtgtactttactagtactcctagtagcaccagggtattagataccggttcggttgctaagtgttagtaactcgaaataaaagctacggaataaacggagactagctaaaggtgagctgacgatatgtgttggaagtgttctcaatgttgatatgatcaagcatcgcacgctcccttctaccatcgagattggtgtttgtgttgagcatagacatgattggattatgtctatcgcaatacggttattcatttaaggagaataatggttactctgtttatttgaataataccttcaaatggtcttacacctcaaatgaatggtttattgaatctcgatcgtagtgatacacatgtcatgccaaaagatagtaatgatagtaccacctacttgtggcactgccacgtaagtcatatcggtataaaacgcatgaagaagctccatgttgatggatctttggactcactcatttttgaaaagtttgagacatgcgaaccatgtctattggtgtgtatgcatgaagaaaactccatgcaaatggaccgtttgaactcacttgatcttgaatcacttgagacatgcaaatcataccacatgggcacgATGattgaaagcctcggtttcagtaaaatggaactagaaagcaaattgttggaagtaatacattttgatgtgtgcagtccaatgagtgctgaggcatgtagtggatatcgttatgttctttcttcacagatgatttgagtagatgtttagtacatttacttgatgaatcacgagtctgaattattgaaaggttcaagtaatttcagggtgaagttgaaagatcgtcgtgacaagaggataagatatctatgatatgatcatagagatgaatatctgaattacgagtttggcacagaattaagacattgtggaaattgtttcacaactaatacagcctggaacaccatagtgtgatggtgtgtccgaacatcataactgcaccctattggatatgatgcataccatgatgtctcttatcaaattaccacgatagtttatgggttaggcattagagacaaccacattcactttaaatagggcaccacgtaattccgatgatatgacaccgtgtgaactatggtttagagaaacctaagctgtcatttcttaaaagtttgggactgcaacgctcatgtgaaaaagtttcaggctgataagctcgaacccaaagcggataaatgcatcttcataggacaacccaaaaacagttgggtatacctcctgtctcagatccgaaagcaattgtttctagaatcgggtcctttctcgagaaaagtttctctcaaaagaattgagtgggaggatggtggagacttgatgaggttattgaaccgtctcttcaactagtgtgtggtaGGGCACAGGaggttgttcctgtggcacctacaccaattgaagtggaagcttatgatagtgatcatgaaacttcagatcaagtcactaacaaacctcgtgggatgacaaggatgcgtactacttcagagtggtacgtaatcatgtcttgaaagtcatgttgctagacaacaatgaacctacgagctatggagaagcgatggtggacccagattccgataaatggctcgaggccatataatctgagagaggatccatgtatgaaaacaaagtgtagactttggaagaactacttgatggtcgtaaggctgttgagtacagatggatttaaaaggaagacggacaatgatggtaaatgtcaccattaagaaagctcgacttgtcgttaagaagtttcccgacaagttcaaggagttgactacggtgagactttctcactcgtagcgatgctaagagtctgttggaattatattagcgattactgcattatttatgaaatcttgcagatagg containing:
- the LOC125517187 gene encoding uncharacterized protein LOC125517187; the protein is MSCEEMSRHRRRRRLPPSPAAAPPLEDENLLSEILLRLPPEPSSLPRASVVSKRWRRLISDPGFSRRFRLHHHRNPPLLGSFSHLYFVPTMEAPNRVPDGHFCLQVDEDEVTDHFICLGCRHGLVLIFHVRRLQVLVWDPVTGELHRVAAPPGFGAKERPISGAVLRAAGDIQHFQVVLVTTETDDQQHTRAMAKVYSSGSGNWGDILSTLLPSQASRHEIPTMIGIEFPAVLVGHSLYWLLTDSRDGILKFDLDRQSLSVIHVPVNIYAHGNWQFTVMRAEGGGLGGLFLSKFTAQLWKWKTGSDGVASWVLGKTIELDKLLSISSKKREPPMILGFAEDNNVVFLWTDLDVFTIQLQSLQFKNLGETNILSRYHPLESVYAAGMGIGGGRGGAELLPNT